One stretch of Streptosporangiales bacterium DNA includes these proteins:
- a CDS encoding DUF2550 family protein → MGDTTGPAGQAPVGQGVLPDAVTAELLGRNLAIDGIGAVLVLVLVLTLTFVVLAVRRRMLLRGSGTIDCSLRRQMGTLGRGWVLGVARYDGDVLKWYRVFSFAARPSETVSRRDLTVRKRRVPTGPEALAVNAGAVVVEVRNGRRALELAMSEGALTGFLAWLESAPPSAYMDHIT, encoded by the coding sequence ATGGGGGACACCACCGGACCGGCAGGGCAGGCACCAGTAGGCCAGGGAGTACTGCCCGACGCGGTCACGGCGGAGCTCCTGGGCCGCAACCTCGCGATCGACGGCATCGGCGCCGTCCTGGTCCTGGTCCTCGTCCTCACGCTCACGTTCGTCGTACTCGCCGTCCGCCGCCGCATGCTGCTTCGTGGCAGCGGCACGATCGACTGCTCGCTGCGCCGGCAGATGGGTACGCTCGGCCGCGGCTGGGTGCTCGGCGTCGCCAGGTACGACGGCGACGTGCTCAAGTGGTACCGCGTCTTCAGCTTCGCCGCTCGTCCGAGCGAGACGGTGTCGCGGCGCGACCTCACCGTACGCAAGCGGCGCGTCCCGACAGGCCCCGAGGCCCTGGCCGTCAACGCCGGTGCCGTGGTCGTCGAGGTGCGCAACGGCCGCCGGGCCCTCGAGCTGGCGATGAGCGAGGGCGCGCTCACCGGCTTCCTCGCCTGGCTCGAGTCGGCGCCGCCCAGCGCCTACATGGACCACATCACCTAG
- a CDS encoding F0F1 ATP synthase subunit epsilon encodes MSQLHVELVSPEREVWSGDAHMVIAKTTDGDIGVLPQHAPVLGTLVEGGVVRVLDDGNAEVLRAAVGGGFLSVADNRVSILAESAVLGDEVDVSAARSAYERAASADDEESQAEARKAQAQLRAAGEEV; translated from the coding sequence GTGAGCCAGTTGCACGTCGAGCTCGTGTCGCCCGAACGAGAAGTGTGGTCGGGCGACGCGCACATGGTGATCGCCAAGACCACCGACGGCGACATCGGTGTGCTGCCCCAGCACGCACCGGTGCTCGGCACCCTCGTCGAGGGCGGTGTCGTCCGGGTGCTCGACGACGGCAACGCCGAGGTGCTTCGTGCCGCAGTCGGCGGCGGCTTCCTGTCGGTGGCGGACAACAGGGTCTCGATCCTGGCGGAGTCGGCCGTGCTCGGCGACGAGGTCGACGTCTCCGCCGCGCGTTCGGCGTACGAACGCGCGGCGTCCGCCGACGACGAGGAGTCACAGGCGGAGGCGCGGAAAGCGCAGGCGCAACTGCGCGCCGCCGGGGAAGAGGTCTAG